A portion of the Sphaerochaeta pleomorpha str. Grapes genome contains these proteins:
- the rsmD gene encoding 16S rRNA (guanine(966)-N(2))-methyltransferase RsmD, whose protein sequence is MRVTGGKYRGRTVLCPPGVIRPAMDCMRESLFDILGNLEGQSWLDLFTGSGCVGIEAASRGASPVHLVEKDRGKKATILNNIGMVESEIQLFMTDVRRFIPTAKRQYDIVYADPPFPMDGKIELARAIDKAKLLTPGGLFIIHYPAEEKKDWPKEIGNLLCYDERKYGRSTLRFFRNSKEDANNGS, encoded by the coding sequence GTGCGAGTTACAGGTGGAAAATATCGTGGCAGAACGGTTCTGTGCCCCCCCGGGGTTATCAGACCTGCAATGGATTGTATGAGGGAATCATTATTTGATATTCTCGGAAATTTGGAAGGTCAATCCTGGCTCGACTTATTTACCGGAAGCGGTTGCGTAGGAATCGAAGCAGCCTCAAGAGGGGCTAGCCCCGTACATTTAGTCGAGAAGGACCGTGGTAAAAAAGCCACAATCTTGAATAACATAGGGATGGTTGAGTCAGAAATCCAATTGTTTATGACCGATGTAAGACGGTTCATCCCTACGGCAAAACGGCAATACGATATTGTGTATGCAGATCCTCCATTCCCCATGGATGGGAAAATAGAACTGGCCAGAGCAATCGATAAAGCAAAGCTGCTGACCCCGGGTGGTCTATTTATCATTCACTATCCCGCCGAGGAAAAAAAAGACTGGCCCAAGGAAATCGGAAACCTTCTCTGTTATGACGAACGAAAATACGGCCGGAGTACCCTCCGGTTCTTTAGGAATAGTAAGGAAGACGCAAATAATGGAAGTTAG
- the recG gene encoding ATP-dependent DNA helicase RecG — protein MQYLRNLKDSISTLPKVGPSATKCYSEMGIFTFSDLLSLSPRAWEDRSMIHALGELEDGMTANTLVEVVAHSYFGPKFSNKRTLKILVKDVSQKGYGRLSLVCFGRNFLEKTLKVGHIYYLYGTVSRHMGELQCSQFEMTPATEDGDFPDSFGKILPIYPLKGTLSQRIIRRDVLAILSKVDRFEEELPLSIRTKHSLLSFDEALRIWHFPPSLSSHDHARKTLAFSELFYLQLVARRRNVSLARGTSQGPSTPTKLELKFIEDLPFPLTADQMTVLKEIRKDLDSEQAMNRLLQGDVGSGKTLVAWISSLHVLSTGAQVAFMAPTELLSRQHAESAARLLEPLGIRIAFLTGSVKGKERKLLLQAIAKGNVDIIIGTHALFSKEVSFKNLRYVIIDEQHRFGVEQRLALLQKAEVPDLLLMTATPIPRTLSLTVFGNLNVSTIRTMPPQRVPIVTHLVSEGSRERMYKAISVEFKRGHQAYFVYPRIDDTGESNLRDVTNMFEFLKEHYPQVPSALIHSKLDEEEKMAILKNYQEGKLQYLVSTSVVEVGIDIPNATCMVIEHADRFGLSALHQLRGRVGRSHLQSYCFLVFGNDLTDDAKQRLKVMKESNDGFYIAEQDLVIRGPGEITGTRQSGFLRLHYASLSEDLDLIEQARKEADRILLTDPAFLTEDNSVIRRTLSESSPFEEENQEVF, from the coding sequence ATGCAATATCTCCGCAACCTCAAGGACAGTATCTCTACATTACCAAAAGTAGGCCCTTCAGCCACTAAATGTTACTCAGAGATGGGCATTTTTACATTCTCTGACCTCTTGTCACTCTCACCCCGTGCGTGGGAAGACAGGAGTATGATACATGCCTTGGGAGAGCTTGAGGACGGGATGACGGCAAATACACTCGTTGAAGTGGTTGCCCATTCCTACTTCGGTCCAAAGTTTTCAAATAAAAGAACCTTGAAAATCCTTGTAAAGGATGTCTCACAGAAAGGTTACGGAAGACTTTCCCTCGTGTGTTTCGGCAGGAACTTCCTGGAGAAAACACTCAAAGTAGGACATATCTACTATCTGTATGGGACAGTAAGCCGCCATATGGGAGAATTGCAATGTTCGCAATTCGAGATGACCCCTGCAACGGAGGACGGTGACTTTCCTGATTCCTTCGGGAAAATTCTCCCTATCTACCCGCTTAAGGGAACCCTAAGCCAGAGGATCATACGCCGGGATGTCTTGGCAATCCTCTCAAAAGTCGACCGCTTCGAAGAAGAATTACCGCTCTCGATCCGCACAAAGCATTCGCTCCTCTCTTTTGATGAAGCACTGAGGATCTGGCATTTCCCTCCAAGTCTTTCTTCCCATGACCATGCGCGAAAGACGCTTGCCTTCAGTGAGCTATTCTACCTGCAGCTTGTAGCCAGACGGAGAAATGTTTCCCTGGCAAGGGGGACTTCCCAGGGACCGTCCACTCCTACAAAACTGGAACTGAAATTCATTGAGGATCTTCCATTTCCCCTTACCGCAGACCAAATGACAGTCCTAAAAGAAATCCGTAAGGATCTGGACAGCGAGCAAGCCATGAACCGATTGCTCCAAGGAGATGTAGGTAGCGGCAAGACACTGGTTGCCTGGATAAGTTCTTTGCATGTACTCTCAACCGGAGCACAGGTAGCCTTCATGGCCCCAACTGAGTTGCTTTCCCGCCAACATGCCGAATCAGCGGCAAGACTGCTCGAACCGCTGGGAATTCGCATTGCATTTCTTACAGGATCAGTCAAGGGGAAAGAAAGGAAACTCCTGCTTCAGGCAATTGCAAAGGGAAATGTCGATATAATCATCGGAACCCATGCCCTGTTTTCCAAGGAAGTGAGTTTCAAGAATCTCCGGTATGTGATCATCGATGAACAGCACCGTTTCGGGGTTGAACAAAGGCTTGCCCTGTTGCAGAAAGCCGAGGTCCCAGATCTGTTGCTTATGACGGCAACCCCAATTCCCAGGACACTCTCCCTGACAGTATTTGGAAACCTGAATGTTTCGACTATCAGGACCATGCCGCCGCAAAGAGTCCCTATCGTTACCCACCTTGTAAGCGAAGGAAGCAGGGAACGTATGTATAAGGCAATTTCTGTCGAGTTCAAGCGAGGCCACCAAGCCTATTTTGTCTATCCCCGGATCGATGATACGGGAGAAAGCAATCTACGCGATGTGACCAATATGTTTGAGTTCTTGAAGGAACACTATCCCCAGGTTCCTTCTGCCCTCATCCATAGCAAGCTCGACGAAGAGGAGAAAATGGCAATCCTCAAAAACTACCAGGAAGGGAAACTGCAATACCTTGTTTCAACCAGTGTCGTAGAGGTCGGAATCGACATCCCCAATGCAACCTGTATGGTAATCGAGCATGCAGATAGATTTGGGCTCAGCGCCCTCCACCAGCTTCGCGGACGGGTGGGAAGAAGCCATCTGCAATCCTATTGTTTTTTGGTATTCGGCAATGATCTCACCGACGATGCCAAACAGCGATTGAAAGTAATGAAGGAATCAAATGACGGTTTCTATATTGCCGAACAAGACCTGGTTATCAGGGGGCCAGGGGAAATTACAGGGACTCGGCAATCGGGATTCCTCCGCCTCCACTATGCATCCCTTAGCGAAGACCTCGATTTAATAGAACAGGCGAGGAAAGAGGCAGACCGGATTCTGCTGACAGACCCGGCTTTCTTGACTGAAGACAATAGCGTAATCAGGAGAACCCTCTCAGAGTCATCTCCATTTGAGGAAGAAAACCAAGAGGTTTTTTGA